Proteins from a genomic interval of Neisseria arctica:
- a CDS encoding type I secretion system permease/ATPase gives MKSIIEHIALTTRLLGAPVSEAALSAEVIRDKKLNVNFHSLTEVLRSHGFENTLSKRKLQDIPSLAVPVVLVLHNEEAAVVTQIEGTGQERQYHVRQADGLAQVLSHQQLSGLYLGYCWFIKPKMVSDARSELPEYHLPKSWFWKVIWRFRGYYYQVVLATFIINFLALVSSLYVMNVYDRVIPNQAYETLWVLSIGVVLAITFEFIAKMIRSHLTDIAGKKADLIISSALFRRVMALRLADRPASSGSYANNLREFEAVREFMTSASLLTLVDLPFLILFITVIAIVGGKLALVPTIIIPIVVLVGFLVQRPMARHINESMKESSQRSGLAVEAIEGIETLKTNNATSWAQQRWDEYTAKTSASSIKVKDTSNFVVNFAVAMQQLNTVGLVLLGTYLIHADNPSDRITMGALIASVILSGRALAPLAQIAGLATRFQQAKLALEGVNNIVERPIERNPERKYITLDHIQGGITFDNVSFEYQEETGAAVSDLKLTIRPGEKVGVLGRIGSGKSTMLKLASGLYDAQKGNVTLDGVDMRQLDPNFLRSEVTLLSQSPRLFLGTLRENMDLARLDGYSTDQELLVALKRFGLDRIIRNHPRGLDMPLGEDGLGLSGGQKQIIALARMTLRSPKVVLLDEPTTGLDQATERMALNALAQWGKDKTMVLVTHRPQVLQIVNRIVVMDNGKVVMDGPRDLVLKQLMQNEEKAAGQKQQRQRVEAQTTVESQQA, from the coding sequence ATGAAATCAATTATCGAACACATTGCCTTAACTACACGTTTGTTGGGTGCTCCGGTATCTGAAGCGGCATTATCTGCAGAAGTCATTCGGGATAAAAAGCTTAATGTTAATTTTCATTCGCTTACAGAAGTGCTTCGAAGCCATGGTTTTGAGAATACTTTATCTAAGCGGAAGCTTCAGGATATCCCATCATTGGCTGTGCCGGTAGTATTGGTTCTTCATAATGAAGAGGCTGCGGTTGTTACTCAAATTGAGGGCACAGGGCAAGAACGTCAATATCATGTGCGTCAGGCTGATGGCTTGGCTCAAGTTTTAAGTCACCAGCAGCTTTCAGGGTTGTATTTAGGTTATTGTTGGTTTATCAAGCCTAAAATGGTATCTGATGCCCGTTCAGAATTGCCTGAATATCATTTGCCGAAGTCATGGTTCTGGAAAGTGATATGGCGCTTCCGCGGATATTATTATCAGGTAGTTTTGGCAACATTTATTATCAACTTTTTGGCTTTGGTTAGCTCTTTGTATGTAATGAATGTTTATGACCGGGTGATTCCGAACCAAGCTTATGAAACGTTGTGGGTGTTGAGTATAGGCGTAGTTTTGGCAATTACATTTGAATTTATAGCTAAAATGATCCGTAGCCACTTAACTGATATTGCAGGAAAAAAGGCAGATTTAATTATTAGTTCTGCACTTTTTCGCCGTGTAATGGCTTTGCGTTTGGCTGATCGGCCGGCATCTTCAGGTTCCTATGCCAACAACTTGCGCGAATTTGAGGCTGTCCGTGAGTTTATGACCAGTGCGAGTTTGCTTACTTTGGTTGATTTGCCTTTCTTGATTTTGTTTATTACGGTTATTGCTATTGTGGGTGGTAAGTTGGCTTTAGTACCGACTATTATCATTCCGATTGTTGTACTGGTAGGCTTTTTAGTACAACGTCCTATGGCAAGACATATCAATGAATCAATGAAAGAGTCTTCTCAACGTTCCGGATTGGCAGTAGAAGCAATTGAGGGAATTGAAACTCTCAAAACGAACAATGCTACTTCTTGGGCTCAACAGCGTTGGGATGAATATACAGCCAAGACTTCGGCTTCATCCATTAAGGTTAAAGACACCAGTAATTTTGTCGTTAATTTTGCGGTTGCAATGCAGCAGCTTAATACGGTTGGATTGGTTTTATTAGGTACTTATTTGATCCATGCAGATAATCCGTCAGACCGCATTACTATGGGTGCGTTGATTGCTTCTGTTATTTTATCAGGACGGGCTTTGGCGCCTCTAGCACAAATTGCCGGTTTGGCAACTCGTTTCCAACAAGCAAAATTAGCTTTGGAGGGAGTAAACAATATTGTCGAACGACCGATTGAACGTAATCCCGAACGTAAGTACATTACTTTGGATCATATTCAAGGAGGTATTACTTTTGACAATGTTTCTTTTGAATACCAAGAGGAAACAGGGGCAGCTGTTAGTGATTTGAAATTGACAATCCGCCCAGGTGAAAAAGTGGGTGTATTAGGGCGTATCGGTAGCGGCAAAAGTACAATGTTGAAACTTGCCAGCGGTTTGTATGACGCACAGAAAGGTAATGTAACACTGGATGGCGTAGATATGCGTCAGCTTGATCCTAACTTTTTGCGCAGTGAAGTCACATTATTGAGTCAGTCTCCTCGTTTATTCTTGGGGACGCTGCGTGAAAATATGGATTTGGCGCGCTTGGATGGTTACTCCACCGACCAAGAGTTGTTAGTAGCTTTAAAACGTTTTGGCTTAGACCGCATCATTCGTAACCATCCGCGGGGATTGGATATGCCTTTGGGTGAGGATGGTTTGGGTTTATCAGGTGGTCAAAAACAAATTATCGCATTGGCGCGTATGACTTTACGCTCTCCTAAAGTCGTACTTTTGGATGAACCGACTACAGGCTTAGATCAAGCTACAGAACGTATGGCTTTAAATGCCTTGGCTCAGTGGGGTAAAGATAAAACTATGGTATTGGTGACCCACCGCCCGCAAGTTTTACAAATCGTGAACCGTATTGTCGTGATGGATAACGGTAAAGTAGTTATGGATGGTCCGCGTGATTTGGTATTGAAGCAATTAATGCAAAACGAAGAAAAAGCTGCAGGCCAAAAGCAGCAGCGCCAACGTGTAGAGGCGCAAACAACCGTTGAAAGCCAGCAGGCCTAA
- the hpnC gene encoding squalene synthase HpnC — MSVNHYENFPVGSLVLPRRLRRPIHAIYAFARTADDIADEGNESDEVRLRGLADLRAELDLISRGEVPLTVLMQRLQCEAVVPFSMPLQPFYDLLAAFEQDVVKKRYEDFGELVDYCRKSANPVGRMMLHLYGERDSRSIAQSDGICTALQLINFWQDVAVDWQKGRVYLPQNDLRRFGVYEAVIAEGRADLAFRRLMAYECEKAHNMLKAGSPLGKTLKGRIGFELRMIILGGQKILQKIEENQYDVFNKRPVLTIRDWWDIVRRALLKK, encoded by the coding sequence ATGTCGGTTAATCATTACGAAAATTTTCCGGTCGGATCGCTGGTGTTACCACGCCGTTTGCGCCGTCCTATTCATGCTATTTATGCGTTTGCGCGTACGGCTGATGATATTGCCGACGAGGGTAACGAGTCTGATGAGGTGCGCTTGCGAGGTTTGGCCGATTTGCGGGCTGAGTTGGATTTGATTTCACGGGGAGAAGTGCCGTTAACGGTATTGATGCAGCGCTTGCAGTGTGAAGCGGTAGTGCCTTTTTCGATGCCGTTGCAACCGTTTTATGATTTATTGGCGGCATTTGAGCAGGATGTGGTGAAAAAGCGTTATGAGGATTTTGGCGAATTGGTAGATTATTGCCGTAAGAGTGCCAATCCTGTCGGACGGATGATGCTGCATCTTTATGGTGAGCGCGACAGCCGTAGTATTGCTCAAAGCGACGGTATCTGCACGGCTTTGCAGCTGATCAATTTTTGGCAGGATGTTGCGGTCGATTGGCAAAAAGGGCGGGTGTATCTTCCTCAAAATGATTTGCGTCGCTTCGGGGTATACGAAGCGGTAATTGCCGAGGGTAGGGCCGATTTGGCTTTCCGACGTTTGATGGCTTATGAGTGTGAAAAGGCGCACAATATGCTGAAGGCAGGCTCGCCGTTGGGCAAAACGCTTAAAGGGCGTATCGGTTTCGAGTTGCGCATGATTATTCTCGGCGGGCAGAAGATTCTGCAGAAAATTGAGGAAAACCAGTATGACGTATTCAATAAAAGGCCGGTTTTAACGATTAGAGACTGGTGGGATATTGTGCGGAGAGCGCTGTTGAAAAAATAA
- a CDS encoding ribose-phosphate pyrophosphokinase: MAAYDSLMVFTGNANAELAQKVVKHLDITLGNASVSKFSDGEVAVELLENVRGRDVFILQPTCAPTNDNLMEVLTMADALKRASAGRITAAIPYFGYARQDRRPRSVRVPISAKLVANMLYSAGIDRVLTVDLHADQIQGFFDIPVDNIYATPILINDIQQQRIENLTVVSPDIGGVVRARAVAKVLNSDLAIIDKRRPKANVAEVMNIIGDIQDRTCLIVDDMIDTANTLCKAAAALKERGASRVLAYATHPVFSGEAISRIASSAIDQVVVTDTIPLSEAARKCDRIRQVTIAGLLAETVRRISNEESVSYLFNEDLLTAGNMYLP, from the coding sequence ATGGCGGCATATGACAGTTTGATGGTATTTACCGGTAATGCCAATGCGGAATTGGCTCAAAAAGTGGTCAAACACTTGGATATTACCTTAGGTAATGCTTCGGTTAGCAAGTTCTCTGATGGCGAAGTGGCCGTTGAATTATTGGAAAACGTACGTGGTCGGGATGTATTTATTTTGCAGCCTACTTGTGCGCCGACTAATGATAACTTAATGGAAGTACTGACTATGGCAGATGCCCTCAAGAGGGCTTCTGCCGGACGTATTACGGCGGCAATTCCATATTTCGGGTATGCTCGTCAAGACCGCAGGCCACGTTCGGTGCGTGTGCCTATTTCAGCTAAGTTAGTTGCTAATATGTTATATTCGGCAGGTATTGACCGTGTATTAACTGTTGATTTGCACGCCGACCAAATTCAGGGTTTTTTTGATATTCCTGTTGACAACATCTATGCCACACCGATTTTGATTAATGATATTCAGCAGCAACGTATTGAGAATCTGACAGTGGTAAGCCCGGATATTGGAGGGGTGGTTCGTGCTCGCGCGGTTGCTAAAGTTTTAAATAGCGATTTGGCGATTATTGATAAACGACGCCCTAAAGCAAACGTAGCTGAAGTAATGAATATTATTGGTGATATCCAAGACAGAACTTGTTTGATTGTTGATGATATGATTGATACTGCTAATACTTTGTGTAAAGCAGCTGCTGCTTTGAAAGAACGCGGTGCTTCACGTGTATTAGCTTATGCAACCCATCCTGTGTTTTCAGGCGAAGCAATCAGCCGTATCGCTTCTTCTGCAATTGACCAGGTTGTTGTTACCGATACTATTCCTTTGTCGGAAGCTGCACGTAAGTGTGATCGTATTCGTCAAGTTACGATTGCAGGACTTTTGGCTGAAACGGTCCGCCGTATCAGTAATGAAGAATCTGTTTCTTATCTTTTCAATGAAGATCTGTTAACAGCAGGCAATATGTATTTGCCTTAA
- the ispE gene encoding 4-(cytidine 5'-diphospho)-2-C-methyl-D-erythritol kinase, translated as MKQKVPSNAQAFLAPAKLNLDLRITGRRPDGYHNLESIFCLIGLYDTVFLALREDSLIRLHTPTDDLPPEQDLAYRAAVLLQQYCGIRQGVDIWLDKRIPTGGGLGGGSSDAATVLMALNKLWQCAIPRKKLIDLGLSLGADVPFFIFGQNAFAKGVGEDLISMDIPNNWYVIVKPDVHVSTAIIFSHQGLTRDSKPSIMPTFQALQPFRNDMQAVVFESYPEVKEAYQYLKEYGRPQMTGSGACLFLSCSSRQDAEAIYSQISNQYQAYCVAGLSKHPLFDI; from the coding sequence ATGAAGCAGAAAGTTCCCTCGAATGCTCAGGCATTTCTCGCCCCTGCCAAGTTGAATCTTGATCTGCGCATTACCGGACGCAGGCCAGACGGCTATCATAATCTTGAAAGCATATTTTGCTTGATAGGTTTGTACGATACTGTGTTTTTGGCATTGCGTGAAGATTCCCTGATTCGGCTTCATACGCCTACAGATGATTTGCCCCCCGAGCAAGATTTGGCTTATAGGGCTGCCGTATTGCTGCAACAATATTGTGGGATTAGGCAAGGAGTAGATATTTGGTTGGATAAAAGAATTCCTACGGGAGGAGGGCTAGGGGGAGGCAGCTCTGATGCGGCTACTGTTTTAATGGCCTTGAATAAATTATGGCAATGTGCAATACCACGTAAAAAATTGATAGACCTAGGCTTGTCTTTGGGAGCCGATGTTCCTTTTTTTATTTTCGGTCAAAATGCGTTTGCCAAGGGGGTCGGAGAAGATCTGATATCAATGGATATACCGAATAATTGGTATGTGATAGTCAAACCCGATGTTCATGTCAGTACCGCTATAATTTTTTCGCATCAAGGCTTGACACGTGATTCCAAACCCAGCATAATGCCGACTTTCCAAGCATTACAGCCTTTTCGTAATGATATGCAGGCAGTGGTGTTTGAAAGTTATCCTGAGGTAAAAGAAGCTTATCAATATTTAAAAGAATATGGTAGGCCTCAGATGACCGGATCCGGTGCTTGTTTGTTTTTGTCTTGTTCGAGCCGGCAGGATGCTGAAGCTATATACAGCCAAATTTCAAACCAATATCAAGCATATTGCGTAGCAGGCTTATCAAAGCATCCGTTGTTTGATATATAA
- a CDS encoding outer membrane lipoprotein LolB: protein MMKSKSLFKFCTIGAAVFSLAACAGLQPATTQQWSPQQESADFNAEGRLAVRMDGKGSYANFDWIQQKSVRTINVNTPLGNTLGQLCQDNNGVLAVGSDGRIYEAENASELSRQLLGFSLPLQYLDVWAAGQWVAGTPHQILQDGRLQQFGWIISRQLNSDGQVRILQLEDQKLSLRLIFDYFDYTKSESAPVQCEIRNRA, encoded by the coding sequence ATGATGAAAAGTAAAAGCTTATTCAAATTTTGCACCATCGGCGCGGCTGTATTTTCTTTGGCAGCGTGTGCCGGTTTGCAACCAGCGACTACACAGCAGTGGAGCCCTCAGCAAGAATCTGCGGATTTTAATGCGGAGGGGCGTTTGGCTGTGCGTATGGATGGGAAAGGCTCTTATGCCAACTTTGATTGGATCCAGCAAAAATCTGTACGAACCATCAATGTAAATACGCCTTTAGGCAACACTTTGGGGCAATTGTGCCAAGATAACAACGGTGTGTTGGCCGTAGGTAGCGACGGCCGTATATATGAGGCTGAGAATGCCTCCGAATTGAGCAGGCAATTACTGGGTTTCTCGCTTCCTTTGCAATACCTTGACGTATGGGCGGCAGGGCAATGGGTAGCCGGAACCCCCCATCAAATTTTACAGGATGGCCGTTTACAGCAATTTGGATGGATTATTTCGCGCCAGCTTAATTCAGACGGCCAAGTTAGAATTTTGCAATTAGAGGATCAAAAACTGAGCTTGCGTTTGATATTTGATTATTTTGATTACACTAAGTCGGAATCTGCTCCGGTACAGTGTGAAATCAGGAATCGTGCATGA
- a CDS encoding 50S ribosomal protein L25/general stress protein Ctc has protein sequence MSYEIQATVREAQGTGASRRLRREGKTPAVLYGDNQEAVAIAVDHKTVYYALEKESFHTALIKLALEGKTHDVIVRDFQMHPFRQEVQHIDFQVVDAAKPVKIRVPLHIVNAETSQAVKLQGGRVSLLATSVEVVALPKDIPAALDLDCASVVAGDILHLSDIKFPEGVQSVALKRNENLAVATVTGKKR, from the coding sequence ATGTCATACGAAATTCAAGCTACTGTTCGTGAAGCTCAGGGCACTGGTGCGAGCCGCCGCCTGCGTCGCGAAGGTAAAACCCCCGCTGTTTTGTACGGTGACAATCAAGAAGCGGTGGCAATCGCTGTCGATCACAAAACCGTATATTACGCTTTGGAGAAAGAGTCTTTTCATACGGCTCTAATTAAGCTTGCTTTGGAAGGTAAAACTCATGACGTTATCGTGCGTGATTTTCAAATGCATCCTTTCCGCCAAGAGGTACAACACATCGATTTTCAGGTAGTTGATGCAGCCAAGCCTGTAAAAATCCGTGTGCCTTTGCATATTGTTAATGCAGAAACTTCCCAAGCAGTTAAGTTGCAAGGCGGCCGAGTGTCTTTGCTTGCAACTTCGGTTGAGGTGGTTGCCTTGCCGAAAGATATTCCTGCAGCTTTAGATTTGGATTGTGCCTCTGTTGTAGCTGGCGATATCTTGCATTTATCAGATATCAAGTTCCCGGAAGGTGTTCAAAGTGTTGCATTGAAGCGCAATGAAAATTTAGCCGTTGCAACTGTAACTGGTAAAAAACGCTAA
- a CDS encoding tetratricopeptide repeat protein: MFFGKTRIRPVCAILALCCSISAYAAVGEVSVVMPKETVVVQKKRFANFSEQERAQEQQRRSDIIQRTNQMFTLLGAEMALQKGDAGTALATYMVMLDRIRSSEVAERAMEMALSLNAYEQAEAIFQKWREIEPEPGAAQKRMAWGRSLIAGDIEYARNNFNDVLRDADEEQTRRIFLLLSQMSVQQPDLAKKLGSSVHRFASKYPDMPEAVIADVIFSAQNQNSSDAVRALQKLAELDADIRPPTELTLRLIAQRNPEVLNRFFTETDTRNLSPVWQELEISSMINSGNTEEAYNLLQKLLAQNPNADLYIQAALLAVQRDNGVSEVNTYLEKAYSFGTHEQKNRAAVIGAMRSADAKDYTGMQVWLDRIDAPEYIFDREVLRASMAAERGNWRQALVVSKQARRLPAQQGRFFTASDLLRVQLFAIGMHDQPRQAIIELNSLLAQAEKQQDADEQVADVLYQRALIYADKLQQPQKAIVDLRRYLAFNPNSAGGMNALGYTMLSLPSADAEEAFSLIQAAYHLEPESAAINDSMGWAYFRKGDPQAALPYLQYAFEQYPDPEVGAHLGEVLWVLGEREKAKQIWAEGFAKKGNKAVLADTLKRLGVQKNTLPKAQSN; this comes from the coding sequence ATGTTTTTTGGGAAAACCCGTATCCGTCCTGTGTGCGCAATATTGGCACTCTGTTGCAGTATCAGTGCTTATGCGGCTGTTGGAGAGGTTTCCGTTGTTATGCCGAAGGAAACCGTTGTCGTTCAAAAAAAGCGTTTCGCTAATTTTAGTGAGCAGGAACGGGCGCAGGAGCAGCAACGTCGCAGCGATATTATCCAGCGCACCAATCAGATGTTTACTTTATTGGGCGCGGAGATGGCATTGCAAAAAGGCGATGCGGGAACGGCCTTGGCTACTTATATGGTTATGCTTGACCGTATCCGGAGTTCGGAAGTGGCCGAGCGTGCAATGGAAATGGCTTTAAGCCTGAATGCTTATGAGCAGGCAGAGGCTATTTTTCAAAAGTGGCGTGAAATTGAACCCGAACCCGGCGCGGCGCAAAAACGCATGGCCTGGGGCCGTAGCTTGATAGCAGGTGATATCGAGTATGCGCGAAACAACTTTAACGATGTTCTCAGAGATGCGGATGAGGAGCAGACGCGCCGGATATTTCTGCTTCTATCCCAAATGAGTGTGCAGCAACCTGATTTGGCTAAGAAATTGGGCAGTTCGGTACACCGCTTCGCTTCTAAATATCCCGATATGCCCGAAGCAGTCATTGCAGATGTGATTTTCAGTGCCCAAAATCAAAATAGCAGTGATGCCGTACGGGCTTTACAGAAACTGGCCGAGCTGGATGCCGATATTCGTCCGCCTACGGAATTGACTTTGCGGCTGATCGCCCAAAGAAACCCCGAAGTATTGAATCGTTTTTTTACCGAAACCGATACCCGTAATCTTTCGCCGGTATGGCAGGAGTTGGAAATCAGCAGCATGATTAATTCCGGCAATACCGAAGAAGCTTATAATCTTCTGCAAAAGCTTCTTGCACAGAATCCGAATGCTGATTTGTATATTCAGGCGGCATTATTGGCCGTGCAGCGTGACAACGGTGTGTCGGAAGTAAATACCTATCTTGAAAAAGCTTATAGCTTCGGAACACATGAGCAGAAAAACCGGGCCGCCGTCATTGGTGCTATGCGCAGTGCCGATGCTAAAGACTATACCGGTATGCAGGTTTGGTTGGACAGAATTGATGCGCCGGAATATATATTCGATAGGGAAGTTTTGCGTGCTTCAATGGCAGCCGAGCGCGGTAATTGGCGTCAGGCTTTGGTAGTATCGAAACAAGCCCGCCGTTTGCCGGCGCAGCAGGGGCGTTTTTTTACCGCTTCTGATCTATTGAGGGTGCAGCTGTTTGCTATCGGAATGCACGATCAACCCCGTCAAGCGATTATTGAACTGAATTCTTTGCTGGCTCAAGCAGAAAAACAGCAAGATGCTGATGAGCAAGTGGCTGATGTTTTGTACCAACGTGCATTGATTTATGCGGATAAATTGCAGCAGCCGCAAAAAGCCATCGTGGATTTACGCCGTTACTTGGCATTCAACCCCAATAGTGCAGGCGGTATGAATGCACTTGGCTATACTATGCTTTCCTTACCCTCAGCGGATGCAGAAGAAGCATTTTCTCTGATACAGGCAGCATATCATTTAGAGCCGGAATCGGCTGCAATTAATGATAGTATGGGCTGGGCATATTTCCGCAAAGGTGATCCGCAAGCAGCACTGCCGTATTTGCAGTATGCGTTTGAGCAATACCCGGATCCTGAAGTAGGTGCTCATTTGGGCGAAGTGTTATGGGTTTTAGGTGAGCGGGAAAAGGCCAAACAAATATGGGCCGAGGGGTTTGCCAAAAAAGGCAATAAGGCGGTTTTAGCAGATACTTTAAAGAGATTGGGGGTACAGAAAAATACTTTGCCCAAAGCTCAGTCAAACTAA
- a CDS encoding TolC family protein, with protein MLATQTLSAKGLQDILKYALVSDPSLLEAKANENAAKSTTKATRAGHYPVLTLTGTQVITQKHKYDSNDRNNGLGVRGTMNIYSWGGIEASVRRDKNKEVYQKYKYFETQEQLGGEIGKLYLTALRAKETLLINQKSLDRHNNLLKDLSVIAKYDTGRRSEVVEARARQLQVATTIAQQRRTMELALSRLSKYTNQPVTADDLQDPFASDSVASLTGNYKIDGSHLNPSYLAQQAERESANAELAVAKAARLPALNLEGVLTKDSKELYMNMSWNVLDVAARHNVAKNAATLIAAESKLEQIAREVQEKARTAAIDMQQSEQRADITAEHIVAQKEVVRAYELQFKIARRTLTDVLGAYTELASIEQEYVTARNDFRDAALEYLVAQSQVANWAGVKQEK; from the coding sequence ATGCTTGCCACTCAAACTCTTTCTGCTAAAGGGCTTCAAGATATCTTGAAGTATGCTTTGGTTTCTGATCCTTCATTGTTAGAGGCGAAAGCCAATGAAAATGCCGCTAAAAGCACCACAAAAGCAACCCGTGCCGGGCACTATCCGGTATTAACGCTTACAGGTACGCAAGTAATTACCCAAAAGCATAAATATGATAGTAATGATCGTAATAACGGTTTGGGTGTACGGGGTACTATGAATATCTATTCATGGGGAGGTATTGAAGCTTCGGTAAGGCGTGATAAAAATAAAGAGGTGTATCAGAAATATAAATATTTTGAAACACAAGAACAACTAGGTGGTGAAATCGGTAAGTTATATCTTACTGCATTACGAGCAAAAGAAACATTATTAATCAATCAGAAAAGTTTAGATCGCCATAATAATTTACTTAAAGATTTAAGCGTTATTGCCAAATATGATACCGGGCGCCGTTCGGAAGTTGTAGAGGCCCGAGCTCGGCAACTACAGGTAGCTACTACAATTGCCCAGCAACGTCGTACGATGGAGCTGGCGCTTAGCCGCTTATCCAAATATACAAACCAGCCGGTTACTGCAGATGATTTGCAAGATCCTTTTGCCAGTGATTCAGTAGCTTCTTTGACCGGAAATTATAAAATTGACGGTAGTCATCTCAATCCTTCCTATTTGGCTCAACAGGCAGAAAGAGAAAGTGCTAATGCGGAATTGGCTGTTGCTAAGGCTGCCCGGTTACCGGCATTGAATCTTGAGGGTGTGCTGACCAAAGACAGTAAAGAACTATATATGAACATGTCTTGGAATGTATTGGATGTCGCAGCCCGCCATAATGTTGCAAAAAATGCAGCAACTTTAATTGCGGCAGAATCTAAATTGGAGCAAATTGCACGAGAAGTTCAAGAAAAAGCACGGACTGCTGCAATTGATATGCAGCAAAGCGAACAGCGTGCAGATATTACTGCTGAACATATTGTTGCCCAGAAAGAAGTAGTTCGTGCATATGAATTGCAATTCAAAATTGCCCGTCGAACGCTTACCGATGTGTTGGGTGCTTATACTGAATTAGCAAGTATCGAGCAAGAATATGTAACAGCTCGCAATGATTTTCGTGATGCCGCCTTGGAGTATTTGGTTGCGCAGTCGCAAGTGGCCAATTGGGCGGGTGTTAAGCAAGAGAAGTAA
- the mutM gene encoding bifunctional DNA-formamidopyrimidine glycosylase/DNA-(apurinic or apyrimidinic site) lyase, translated as MPELPEVETTLRGISPHINNQTVAAATIRQNKLRWPVPDHLGGTLQNQTVRACNRRAKYLLVQFDTGILLIHLGMSGSLRIFTEGDPHIEQPGKHDHIDFTFANGTVLRYHDPRRFGAVLWFAGAPEHHPLLTGLGPEPLEAEFNTDYLYRKLHSQKRAVKLALMDNAVVVGVGNIYANESLFKAGISPKRPANKITKKESERLTEAIRAILQRAIETGGSTLRDFVNSDGQSGYFQQEYNVYGRHNQPCRQCGSPIQKETIGQRGTFYCTHCQK; from the coding sequence ATGCCCGAATTACCCGAAGTCGAAACCACCTTGCGCGGTATAAGCCCGCACATCAATAACCAAACCGTGGCTGCCGCTACAATCCGGCAAAATAAATTACGCTGGCCCGTACCCGATCATCTTGGCGGCACACTGCAAAACCAAACCGTACGCGCCTGCAACCGCCGCGCGAAATATCTGTTGGTGCAATTCGATACAGGTATCTTACTGATACACTTAGGCATGTCGGGCAGTTTACGCATTTTCACCGAAGGCGATCCGCATATCGAACAGCCCGGCAAACACGATCATATAGATTTTACCTTCGCCAACGGTACCGTTTTACGGTATCACGATCCGCGTCGTTTCGGGGCTGTTTTATGGTTTGCCGGCGCACCCGAGCATCACCCGCTCCTGACCGGATTGGGGCCAGAGCCTTTAGAGGCAGAATTCAACACCGACTATCTATACCGGAAACTACACAGCCAAAAACGTGCCGTCAAACTTGCGTTGATGGATAACGCCGTCGTAGTGGGTGTCGGCAATATTTATGCCAACGAGAGCCTGTTTAAAGCAGGTATTTCACCCAAACGGCCCGCCAACAAAATTACCAAAAAAGAAAGCGAACGGCTCACCGAAGCCATCCGCGCCATTTTGCAACGCGCCATCGAAACGGGCGGCAGCACACTACGCGACTTCGTTAATAGCGACGGGCAAAGCGGCTACTTCCAACAGGAATACAACGTTTACGGCCGTCATAACCAACCCTGCCGCCAATGCGGCAGCCCCATACAAAAAGAAACCATCGGCCAACGCGGCACCTTCTACTGTACACACTGCCAAAAATAA
- a CDS encoding CoA pyrophosphatase produces the protein MNTAELSRFFHCAAQYPAPFQARRNSMLSEGGYHDAAVLLAVVRRESQWQILLTRRADTLRRHTGQIALAGGRCDDTDDSPTVTALRETDEETGIAPQYWQTFPQLPPYYTPSGYSVFPIPAICSDNPKTQPNTEEVAEIFYLPLDFALNRENYSTRTFQYSHQSLEVPVLPYLHYDIWGLTAMILYDMAERYHLHLKAV, from the coding sequence ATGAATACCGCTGAACTCAGCCGTTTTTTCCATTGTGCCGCACAATATCCCGCGCCTTTTCAAGCACGACGAAACAGTATGCTGAGCGAAGGCGGCTACCATGATGCCGCGGTTTTGCTGGCCGTAGTACGCCGAGAAAGCCAATGGCAGATACTACTTACCCGCCGAGCCGATACTTTACGCCGTCACACGGGGCAAATCGCCTTGGCCGGCGGGCGCTGTGATGATACGGATGACAGCCCTACCGTCACAGCACTACGCGAAACCGATGAAGAAACCGGCATCGCCCCCCAATATTGGCAAACCTTTCCTCAGCTGCCACCTTACTACACTCCCTCCGGCTATTCAGTTTTCCCCATTCCCGCCATCTGTTCCGACAATCCCAAAACGCAACCCAACACTGAAGAAGTGGCTGAAATTTTTTATCTGCCGCTGGATTTTGCCTTAAATCGGGAAAACTATTCCACCCGCACTTTTCAATACAGCCACCAATCCTTGGAAGTACCTGTTTTGCCCTATCTGCATTATGATATTTGGGGGCTGACCGCCATGATTCTCTACGATATGGCAGAACGCTATCATTTGCATCTCAAGGCCGTCTGA